In the genome of Acidobacteriota bacterium, one region contains:
- a CDS encoding RNA polymerase sigma factor RpoD/SigA, whose translation MARRSHPADDDALRAYLRAIARAPRLTPEEEQALAHRIQQSRGRDDDALRRLVEGNLRFAVHYAKRYRDFGVPFLDLIHEGNLGLIEAAKRFDPGRHVKFITYAVWWVRQSILHALSSQSRVFSLPQKVSGAALKFRRDVAALAETLDRAPSMEEIGARLGLSPAEIESLTELGATDVSLSDLVAGEGTDGVHMEDTIHQVAVPPAEDDVIRRHLAEQLACALSELDVKEREIVRLRFGLTREGEPRTLQEIGDRLRLSRERIRQIESRAKAKLRHSKRAVGLRSYLN comes from the coding sequence GTGGCCCGGCGATCCCATCCTGCGGATGATGACGCGCTGCGCGCCTACCTGCGCGCGATTGCGCGCGCCCCGCGCCTCACTCCTGAAGAGGAGCAGGCGCTCGCGCACCGCATCCAGCAGAGCCGCGGCCGCGACGACGATGCGCTGCGGCGGCTCGTCGAAGGGAATCTGCGGTTTGCCGTGCATTACGCGAAGCGGTACCGCGACTTCGGCGTGCCGTTCCTCGACCTGATTCACGAGGGAAATCTCGGCCTCATCGAAGCGGCAAAGCGCTTCGACCCGGGCCGGCACGTCAAGTTCATCACGTACGCCGTGTGGTGGGTGCGCCAGAGCATCCTGCACGCGCTGTCGTCGCAATCGCGCGTGTTTTCGCTGCCGCAGAAGGTGTCCGGCGCCGCCCTGAAGTTCCGGCGCGACGTGGCGGCGCTCGCCGAAACACTGGACCGCGCCCCCTCGATGGAGGAAATCGGCGCCCGACTGGGTCTGTCACCGGCCGAAATCGAATCGCTGACCGAGCTGGGCGCCACCGACGTCTCGCTGAGCGACCTGGTCGCGGGCGAGGGCACCGACGGCGTGCACATGGAAGACACGATCCACCAGGTCGCCGTCCCGCCGGCAGAAGACGACGTGATCCGGCGCCACCTCGCCGAGCAGCTCGCCTGCGCGCTCTCGGAGCTGGACGTGAAGGAGCGGGAGATCGTCCGCCTTCGCTTCGGCCTCACGCGCGAAGGGGAGCCGCGCACGTTGCAGGAGATCGGCGATCGGCTGCGGCTCTCCCGCGAGCGCATCAGGCAGATCGAATCGCGAGCCAAGGCGAAGCTGCGGCACTCGAAGCGCGCCGTCGGACTCCGCAGCTATCTGAACTGA
- the hemW gene encoding radical SAM family heme chaperone HemW, which translates to MLGLYLHIPFCSAICNYCNFNRGLLDAGLKRRYVEAIEREIRTAADGHAADTMYFGGGTPSLLEPEEVGRLIAACADAFVLAPATEITLETNPETVDAARLAAFRSAGVNRISFGVQSFHDEELRRLGRLHDARRARDAVREARAAGFDNISLDLMMWLPAQTLAEWQANVRELIAVGPDHASLYILELYPNAPLKEEMARARWSQAPDDDAAEMYEWSMAALEEGGYRQYEISNVARPGRESRHNLKYWQDGEWLAFGCGAHSTRDGVRWRNVSGTGEYIAKIDAGAPVVAERRPLSRDERLQDALFTGLRLADGVDVKALGARYDTDIHARYGASLEPYEAAGLVVGDESRLRLTRRGMLVANEILSVFV; encoded by the coding sequence ATGCTCGGGCTGTATCTTCACATTCCGTTCTGCAGCGCAATCTGCAACTACTGCAACTTCAACCGGGGCCTGCTCGACGCCGGGCTCAAGCGGCGGTACGTGGAGGCGATCGAGCGTGAGATCCGTACGGCCGCGGACGGCCACGCGGCGGACACGATGTACTTCGGCGGCGGCACGCCGTCGCTGCTCGAGCCGGAAGAAGTCGGCCGTCTCATCGCCGCGTGCGCCGACGCGTTCGTCCTCGCGCCGGCCACGGAGATTACCCTCGAGACCAACCCTGAAACGGTCGATGCGGCGCGGCTTGCTGCGTTCCGGAGCGCCGGAGTGAACCGCATCAGTTTCGGCGTCCAATCGTTTCACGACGAGGAGTTGAGGCGGCTCGGGCGGCTGCACGACGCGCGGCGCGCGCGCGATGCGGTGCGGGAGGCACGGGCGGCAGGGTTCGACAACATCAGCCTCGACCTGATGATGTGGCTGCCGGCGCAGACGCTGGCAGAGTGGCAGGCGAACGTGCGCGAGCTCATCGCCGTGGGTCCCGACCACGCGTCGCTCTACATCCTGGAGCTGTATCCCAACGCGCCGCTGAAAGAAGAGATGGCGCGCGCGCGCTGGTCGCAGGCGCCAGACGATGACGCGGCAGAGATGTACGAGTGGAGCATGGCGGCGCTGGAGGAGGGCGGGTACCGGCAGTATGAGATCTCCAACGTGGCGCGCCCCGGCCGCGAGTCGCGCCACAATCTCAAATACTGGCAGGACGGCGAGTGGCTGGCGTTCGGCTGCGGCGCCCACTCGACACGTGACGGCGTGCGCTGGCGGAACGTGTCCGGCACCGGCGAGTACATCGCGAAGATCGATGCCGGGGCACCGGTGGTCGCGGAGCGCCGGCCCCTCAGCCGCGACGAGCGACTCCAGGACGCGCTCTTTACCGGCCTCCGCCTCGCTGACGGCGTGGATGTGAAGGCGCTCGGTGCGCGCTATGACACGGATATTCACGCCCGCTACGGCGCTTCCCTCGAACCGTACGAGGCGGCGGGGCTGGTCGTCGGCGACGAATCACGGCTGCGCCTGACACGCCGGGGTATGCTGGTCGCCAACGAAATTTTGTCGGTATTCGTCTGA
- a CDS encoding helix-turn-helix transcriptional regulator: MAAKRQGGGKAYYMISAVAQKYNIHPQTLRLYEREGLLKPSRTEGNTRLYSEEDLERLETILSLTRDLGVNLAGVEIILNMRRKMEQMQREVNEFMEYVKHELARGLGDWEQRLSTAIVKAAPGDLVRARTGVVVHDEPRPKERKQS; the protein is encoded by the coding sequence ATGGCGGCGAAGCGGCAAGGCGGCGGCAAGGCGTACTACATGATCAGCGCCGTCGCGCAGAAGTACAACATCCACCCGCAGACGCTCCGCCTCTACGAGCGCGAAGGGCTGCTCAAGCCATCGCGCACCGAGGGGAACACCCGCCTCTATTCCGAGGAAGACCTCGAGCGGCTCGAAACCATCCTCTCGCTCACGCGCGACCTCGGCGTCAACCTTGCCGGCGTGGAGATCATCCTGAACATGCGCCGCAAGATGGAGCAGATGCAGCGCGAGGTCAACGAGTTCATGGAGTACGTGAAGCACGAGCTCGCACGCGGGCTGGGCGACTGGGAGCAGCGCCTCAGCACGGCCATCGTCAAGGCCGCGCCCGGCGATCTCGTCCGCGCGCGTACCGGCGTCGTCGTGCACGACGAGCCCCGGCCGAAAGAGCGCAAACAGAGCTGA
- a CDS encoding J domain-containing protein, with product MPDFATEGMDYYVILGLRPGASEGEIKRAYRRLARKYHPDINPGDRTAETLFRRIAEAYETLVDPQRRRTYDTGGAAEHQDVSPLSFDGFDFSVVSDARTGATFSELFADVFQRSAGLDETRSVSGADIHAEVPLAFEESVRGAERRMTITRQETCAPCEGRGAIRTAGGQCLACHGSGNIRWTRGHMVFSRACTSCGGTGRLRQEPCPSCAGHGMHPRTETVLVRLAPGIADGTRVRVPGKGHAGRFGGSTGDLIVTVRVASHRLFRREGDDLHLVAPIAVHEAALGAKIDVPTPDGVARVRVPPGTQTGQRFRLHGRGVTTADGRAGDLVVEVRIVVPQLRDERSKELMREFARLNADDVRKDLGV from the coding sequence GTGCCTGACTTCGCCACCGAAGGTATGGACTACTACGTCATCCTGGGTCTGCGTCCCGGCGCCAGCGAAGGCGAGATCAAGCGCGCCTATCGGCGGCTGGCGCGGAAGTATCACCCGGACATCAACCCGGGCGATCGCACGGCCGAGACGCTCTTCCGCCGCATCGCGGAGGCGTACGAGACGCTGGTCGATCCGCAGCGGCGGCGGACGTACGACACCGGCGGCGCGGCCGAGCACCAGGATGTCAGCCCGCTGTCGTTCGACGGGTTTGATTTCTCCGTGGTGAGCGACGCGCGGACCGGGGCGACCTTCAGCGAGCTGTTCGCCGACGTCTTCCAGCGCTCGGCCGGGCTCGACGAGACGCGGTCCGTGTCTGGCGCCGACATTCACGCGGAGGTGCCGCTCGCCTTCGAGGAATCAGTACGCGGCGCCGAGCGGCGGATGACGATCACGCGGCAGGAAACGTGCGCCCCCTGCGAGGGGCGCGGGGCGATCCGCACGGCCGGCGGGCAGTGCCTGGCGTGCCACGGCAGCGGCAACATCCGGTGGACGCGCGGCCACATGGTCTTCAGCCGCGCCTGCACGTCCTGCGGCGGCACGGGGCGTCTCCGCCAGGAGCCCTGTCCGTCGTGCGCGGGGCACGGCATGCACCCGCGGACCGAGACGGTTCTCGTGCGGCTCGCGCCGGGGATCGCGGACGGCACCCGCGTGCGTGTCCCGGGCAAGGGGCACGCGGGCCGGTTCGGCGGATCCACGGGGGATCTGATCGTGACCGTCCGCGTGGCCTCGCACCGGCTGTTCCGGCGCGAGGGAGACGATCTGCACCTCGTCGCGCCGATCGCGGTGCACGAGGCGGCGCTCGGCGCGAAGATTGACGTGCCGACGCCCGACGGCGTGGCGCGCGTGCGCGTCCCGCCCGGGACCCAGACAGGCCAGCGCTTCCGGCTGCACGGGCGCGGCGTCACGACGGCGGACGGGCGCGCCGGGGACCTCGTCGTGGAGGTGCGGATCGTGGTCCCGCAGCTGCGCGACGAGCGATCGAAGGAGCTGATGCGTGAGTTCGCGCGGCTCAACGCGGACGACGTCCGCAAAGATCTGGGCGTGTAA
- a CDS encoding ATP-binding protein → MKEVFRAFCEFRGAAFDAILSSLSDMSCPHCEDTGWRPVDVNGVRRVERCECWRKESIARVLAAARVDRRYSRCSLENFVLYDNPGLKRAHAAARRFVEDFPNVDKGLCFVGPHGIGKTHLAVAVLRQLIRDRGARGIFYDSTVLLREIRSTYDPGVPGQEFQILRPVLDTDVLVLDDIGKERFSDWVEETMNLIVTTRYNDRKITIFTSNYEDSPDVDDPNALICRIGSRIHSRLREMCDFYDFDGADYRHLPPNGGAEDLQMLWKGGKKSKTTLPSRAAPSRIKAQLRPGRELGWSGGKAGS, encoded by the coding sequence ATGAAAGAAGTGTTCCGCGCCTTCTGCGAGTTCCGCGGTGCGGCGTTTGATGCTATCCTGTCGTCTCTCTCCGACATGTCGTGTCCCCACTGCGAAGACACCGGCTGGCGTCCTGTTGACGTGAACGGCGTGCGTCGCGTCGAGCGCTGCGAGTGCTGGCGCAAGGAATCGATCGCGCGCGTGCTCGCGGCGGCGCGGGTCGATCGGCGGTACTCGCGGTGTTCGCTGGAGAACTTCGTCCTCTACGACAACCCGGGGCTCAAGCGCGCGCACGCCGCCGCGCGACGGTTCGTCGAGGACTTTCCGAATGTCGACAAGGGCCTGTGCTTCGTCGGCCCGCACGGGATCGGCAAGACGCATCTGGCCGTCGCCGTGCTGCGGCAACTTATTCGCGACCGCGGCGCCCGCGGGATCTTTTACGACAGCACCGTGCTGCTTCGCGAGATCCGCAGCACGTACGACCCTGGCGTGCCCGGGCAGGAGTTCCAGATCCTCCGCCCCGTCCTCGACACCGACGTCCTCGTCCTCGACGACATCGGCAAGGAGCGGTTCTCGGACTGGGTCGAAGAAACGATGAATCTCATCGTCACGACCCGGTACAACGACCGGAAGATCACGATCTTCACCTCGAACTACGAGGACAGCCCGGACGTGGACGACCCGAACGCGCTCATCTGCCGGATTGGGTCGCGGATTCACTCCAGGCTCCGCGAAATGTGCGACTTCTACGACTTCGACGGGGCCGATTACCGCCACCTCCCGCCGAACGGCGGCGCCGAGGACCTGCAGATGCTCTGGAAGGGGGGGAAGAAGTCGAAAACGACCCTGCCCAGCCGCGCGGCGCCGTCGCGGATCAAGGCGCAGCTCAGGCCGGGGCGCGAACTTGGATGGAGCGGGGGGAAGGCGGGATCCTAG